Genomic segment of Canis aureus isolate CA01 chromosome 16, VMU_Caureus_v.1.0, whole genome shotgun sequence:
TGCTGTGTCCTCTTACGCGCTCTCCCCAGCGGCCCCCGTCCCTTTCCCTGCCACGTGGATGAGGCTGGCATCGCGACCTGCCGCAGCTCAGCCTCCGGCCCcacgccaccgccaccgccaccgccaccgcgaGCGCCGGGAAGCGCCCGGGCGGCCAAGGTCGCGGGGACAGCCCGGCGGGAGCCCCTGCGGCCCGCCCCTAGATGGCCAGGTCCTGGCGGGCGGTGGCCAGGGACGCCTTgtcgcgggcgggcgcggggtgCGCATAGGCGGGCGggccgcagggggcggggcgcggcggcggcggcggcggcggcggcggcggcgggagcagCTGCGCCCCCTCGTGCGCGCGGTGGCGGCGGCCGGCGCGCGGGCGGCCCTTCCAGAGCAGGTGGCCCAGCTCGGCCACGCTGAGCAGCGCCGAGAGCAGCCCGACGGCGAAGTAGAAGAGCACGAAGACGGTCTTCTCGGTGGGCCGGCTCACGAAGCAGTCCACGGTGTGCGGGCAGGGCGCGCCGGCGCACGCGAAGTGCGGGGCCACGCGGAAGCCGTAGAGCAGCGCCTGGGCCGCCAGGAAGGCCAGCTCGGCCAGCAGGCGCAGCGCCACGCTCAGCAGGTAGCAGCGGCGGCGCGGGGACGGCCCGGGGCCCGcgtccgcctccgcctccgcctccgcgcccgcgcccgcgcccgcgcccttGCCCGCCCGGTGCACCGCGTAGATGACGAAGAGCACGGGCGGCGCCGACAGCAGCAGGATGTGGAAGAGCCAGAAGCGGTAGTGCGAGACGGGGAAGGCGCGGTCGTAGCACGTCTGGCGGCAGCCCGGCTGCAGCGTGTTGCACACGAACTCCTCCTGCTCGTCCTCGAACACGGCGCCGCCCACGGTGGCCAGCACCAGGATGCGGAAGATGAGCATGACCACCAGCCACAGGCGGCCCACGAGCGGCGACTGCAGCTGCACGGCGTCCAGCAGCGAGCCCAGGAACGCCCACTCCCCCATGGCGCTGGGgacgcggggggtggggggggtcagaGGCCGCTGACCAGcgtcccccccagcccccgggggGGTCAGCTAGCCCTCCTCTGACCTTGGGGCGAGGCAAGGGCTCCGTTAGGCCTGGGTTCAGCTGGGCTATTGTGGTATCTAGGGGacgcgggggtggggtggggtggagggcaggaggggtTAGGAGGTGCGCCCCTGTGGGTGCCCTTCTCCCCGGGACCACAGGCGCTGGGGAGGAGCCCCACCCTGGTGCTCCAGAGTCCAGATCTGTAGGGAGTGAACATGGACATCAAGGAGGCGCGGCCACCCGCTGCACTGTGGAAGCGGAGACCCAGCGGCGCCCTTATGTGCTCGAGGATGCTTTCCATGGGCGACCATGGTGCCTCCAACCCCCGACTCCAGATCCcccctgggagaggtgggagccAGCAGACCCGGAGCCGCCTcacctcctttctctgcctgtcaCTTCTCTCGCCCCTCTCATCCCACTGAACTTCTTTCAGAATTGGGGGGTGGACACAAAAGTAGTCCCACTTCCATAACTCTATCAGTAGTATCCTTTGTTGGAGGTGTCCCCCACCATCCCACCCCGGAGTGGCAGGGTACAGGCCCAGCCCTCTCCCATCTCCTCCCTGGTGTCCCTCTACTTCCAGCCTCCCACATCTCTTGAGAACCTCCTCCAAGGgcgtgcacgcgcacacacacacacacacactcacccaggTCCCACAGGCCCCTGGTGCCCCCAGACCCTCACCTGACCCCACTCACCCTGTGGCTGCAGCTGAGGTGTTAGAGCTGAGGGAGGGATCCTGGGAGATGGCTGGGACTTGTTTCTCCTAGGctccttttcattttcccttttggaTTTGGCCAGGATGGATGACAGGACAGAATGGCCGAGAGGGGCTTGCTCTCCCCCTTCTCTTAAAGGGACAGGGTGGCCCTGTTGGCTGGCTCCACCCTTGGGAACAGACACAGGGCCATGCCCCTTGCTGGCCTTTGCCAGCCCTCCCTTTCGATCCCTAAgccacccctacccccatcccACTGCTGTGTCTCCTTctgggaatgggggagggggttaATCAGAACCAACTGCTTTTGACAGGGGGTGCGGGATGTGGGTTATGGAAGCCCACCTTACAGATGCCCCCAAACTGGAAGGTCTAGACCCACTATTAACTGACTGGCAACTTCCGGGCTGGAGAGAGGTTTGGTGCTGAGTTGGGGGCAGCAGCAAGTTGGGGGCAGCAGCACAGTCACTGAGCTCTTCGGGCCAGTCTCCTGGTGTGTTAACTGAGGACACTGGGCCATCTGACCTCCAGGTTTCCTTCCACTTCTATGTCTTAATGCTAAGGTCCCAGTCATATTAAGGAGAACAAAGAAAACCTGGGCCCAGAAAAAGATCCCATATGGAAACCATGAAGGCATCAAGAGTGGTCGGCATTGGTGGTTAAAAAGCTTTtgcttggggcagcctgggtggctcagcggtttagcgtcactgtcagcccagggagtgatcctgggatcgagtcctgcgtcgggctcccggcgtggagcctgcttcttctccctctgcttgtgtctctcatgaataaataaataaaattaaaaaaaaaaaaagcttttgctttCTTCCCACTTTTCTGTAATCTCCAGATTTATTATAATAAGCATGTTATtttataatgggaaaaataaatagacTTCTCTTCCCCTATAAGGCTCTGAATCACATCCTCTGGCTCTAGGTGGCAGGAAAAGCTGTCCCTTAGAGAAAGAGTCAGGATGAGTCATGGTGACCAGAGTGGCCAGGGAAGGGATCCCTGAGGTTGAGACATTCTGTTCATCCCCTGTAGGCCTTTCTAGGAATCTGCCCAACCTGCACACCATTCCCCTCCTTCACCTGCGCACCTGCTCTCaaccaggccctgtgctgagccCTTCACAcaaattagctcatttaatcctcttgaCAACCCTGGCAGGAGGGAAGCTGGGACTCAGAGGGTCTCAGcaacttgcccacagtcacacagcaaGTATGTAGCTGGTTGCTGTCTCAGGCCTGGCCTGACTGGCTGGGAGCCCATGTGCTTAAGCCCGTCATGGAACTGTCCTCCTTCTAGCTTGGGTTGCCCAGGGTCTGACAATCCCCAGGGCTTCTGGGGGCTCTGGTGGACCCAGACTCTGCAAGTGGACCATGACTGTCCCTCTCTGAATGGGGAGGCCAAGACTCTCCTCCTCCATgacatttcctctttcctttagcCACGGGGGCCTGTATAATTTTCCATGTGTTGACAGAGACCCCCTGGCCCAATTTCAGGAAGGGGTGGGAAATGTGCCCTTCACCCACACTGGCTCAGCGGCCCAGCCCAACCTGGAAAAACCCTAGGTTAATGATGGATGTGCTGGGGAACCCTCCCACCGTCAGGCAGAGTTCCCTTGGGAGTGGGCCTGGGTGGGGAGACACTGCCTTGGACAAAGTCCAAAGGAAAGCACAGGCTGGGGCCCCACATTCCAAAAACAggatgtggggtgggggcatGGCTGACCTTCCCAACCCTGACCTCTGCCTGCTTCTGGCAAAGCTGCtccccgacccccgacccccagccccagccatggGGGCTCAGGGACACACCTCATCATCTCTCCTGCCTGTCCAATGGTCCCTGCCCCTGTACTCATGGTCCCTGCTGGGTCAGGCCACTGTCCCAGCCTGGAAAAAACCCATCAGGTTGTCTGCCTGTCAGAAGTGGGAAATGGCAGAGCTGGTGGGCTCGGGTGAGGCAGGCGCATGGTCACACTGCAGTGTCCCCAGCCCTGGTGCCACAGGGCCAGACAGGGGAGACTTCAATCTCTGGGGCCCATCGTCCTTCCCAGATAGCGCTGTCCAGCCTGAGAGGAGGTGTCACTGATGCTATCCAGGGCTGGCGACACATGGCCCCATTCTTGGCCATACTTAATATCTGGAGCTGGGCTGAGAGGCCCATCCTGCCCAGGTTCACAGTCAATCTCTGTCCCAGACACTTCACCCTAGCCTGTGAGGCTGTGGAGCCATTCTGTGACACGGGGACACACATATGCAGGCACCGCATGGTTGTACCCAGTAAGTGATATCATCAGGGCACGATGGTattgtctcctccctctgctcctctaatGTTTTTTAGTCTTTATAGAAATGCtgccttggggcgcctgggtgactcagtgattgagcatctgtctttggctcggggcgtgatccctgggtcccaggatcaagtcccacatcgggctccacccaaggagcccgcttctccctctgcctgtgtctctgcctctctctcattgtctctcatgaataaataaaatcttaaaaaaaaaaaaaaataaattctgcctTTTAGTGAGGCCTTCCTTAGCGGCCCTGACTAGAATTAACCTTCTACTCCCTGTCctctttctcaattttatttcttttgcaccGATCACTATATAACATACttggtactttttattttttatcccacGTAGCACCCATCTCCCTTAGCacgtaagctccatgagggcagagttTTGGTGCCTTGTTCACTGTCCCGTGTTAGCACCCGGAACAGcttctggcacatggtagatgctcagtaaatatttgtcaggT
This window contains:
- the GJD3 gene encoding gap junction delta-3 protein; this translates as MGEWAFLGSLLDAVQLQSPLVGRLWLVVMLIFRILVLATVGGAVFEDEQEEFVCNTLQPGCRQTCYDRAFPVSHYRFWLFHILLLSAPPVLFVIYAVHRAGKGAGAGAGAEAEAEADAGPGPSPRRRCYLLSVALRLLAELAFLAAQALLYGFRVAPHFACAGAPCPHTVDCFVSRPTEKTVFVLFYFAVGLLSALLSVAELGHLLWKGRPRAGRRHRAHEGAQLLPPPPPPPPPPPRPAPCGPPAYAHPAPARDKASLATARQDLAI